A window from Herpetosiphonaceae bacterium encodes these proteins:
- a CDS encoding condensation domain-containing protein, which produces ASFAVQVVGRQVEDTPELVPIPRDGRPLPLSFAQQRLWFLHQLQPDGRAYHRPLVVRLRGAIDSTALQQSLTALVARHETLRTTFAVVDEQPVQVIAATVAVPLPVVVVPDLAAAEIETAIEQVIRAEVQQPFDLQQGPLLRATLLRLAECEQILILTLHHIVTDGWSMDVLLRELTILYRGGIQDEVVDLPPLPIQYADYAVWQRQWLAGHHAQRAPGMTPGAVLDQHLGYWRTHLANLPLLDLPTDQPRPSMASDQGAQVTFQLPAGLAVELHLLSQRLDSTLFMTLLAAFQVLLARWSGQQDFAIGTPIAGRARPELEGLIGFFVNTLVLRADLTGRPSFAELVARTRATCLDAYTHQDLPFEVVVEHLQPERNLGRSPLFQVMFVLQNTPRSTIALPDLTVELVDIEHTVAKFDLSCVLTETATGLVAILEYRTDLFEPETIERLAAQFVVLLQAVVVDPQQRIDCLPLLTESEQQQILYDWNATAAPPRAARCVHQTIADQAARVPQALAVVAADGQLTYAELNRRANQLARHLQTLGVEPDCCVGVCIDASWELIVAILGILKAGGAYLPLDPAYPAERLESILTDARAPLLIARRRALPNLPSYQGTILWLDTTWEA; this is translated from the coding sequence GACCACTGGTGGTGCGGCTGCGCGGCGCGATCGATTCCACCGCGTTACAGCAGAGCTTGACCGCCCTGGTTGCGCGCCATGAGACCTTGCGCACAACATTTGCCGTCGTGGATGAGCAGCCGGTGCAGGTCATCGCCGCGACGGTCGCGGTGCCCCTGCCCGTCGTGGTTGTCCCGGACCTGGCTGCTGCCGAGATCGAGACCGCGATCGAGCAGGTGATCCGCGCCGAGGTGCAGCAGCCGTTCGATCTCCAGCAGGGACCGCTGCTGCGCGCGACGCTGCTGCGGCTGGCAGAATGCGAACAGATCTTGATTCTGACGCTGCACCATATCGTGACCGACGGCTGGTCGATGGATGTGCTGCTGCGCGAGCTGACCATCCTCTATCGCGGCGGTATCCAGGACGAGGTGGTGGATCTGCCGCCACTCCCGATCCAGTATGCCGACTATGCGGTCTGGCAGCGGCAGTGGCTCGCCGGGCACCATGCCCAGAGGGCGCCCGGCATGACACCCGGCGCAGTTCTTGATCAGCACCTGGGCTACTGGCGCACCCACCTGGCGAATCTTCCGTTGCTCGATCTTCCGACGGACCAGCCGCGTCCGTCGATGGCCAGCGACCAGGGCGCACAGGTGACGTTTCAGCTTCCGGCCGGGCTGGCGGTCGAACTACACCTGCTCAGCCAGCGACTGGACAGCACGCTGTTTATGACGCTGCTGGCGGCGTTCCAGGTGCTGCTGGCGCGCTGGAGTGGACAGCAGGACTTCGCGATCGGCACGCCAATCGCCGGACGGGCGCGCCCGGAGTTGGAAGGGCTGATTGGCTTCTTTGTCAACACGCTGGTGCTGCGCGCCGATCTGACGGGTCGCCCCAGCTTTGCCGAACTCGTGGCGCGCACCCGCGCCACCTGTCTGGACGCCTACACCCACCAGGATCTGCCCTTTGAGGTGGTGGTCGAGCACCTCCAGCCGGAGCGCAACCTCGGCCGCTCGCCGCTCTTCCAGGTGATGTTCGTGCTCCAAAATACGCCACGCTCGACGATCGCGCTCCCGGATCTGACGGTGGAGCTGGTGGATATCGAGCACACGGTGGCAAAGTTCGACTTGAGCTGCGTGCTGACGGAGACGGCGACCGGGCTGGTCGCGATCCTCGAATATCGGACGGATCTGTTTGAGCCAGAAACGATCGAGCGCCTCGCGGCGCAGTTTGTGGTGCTGCTCCAGGCCGTGGTCGTCGATCCCCAGCAGCGCATCGACTGTCTGCCACTCCTGACCGAATCCGAGCAGCAGCAGATCCTCTACGACTGGAATGCCACCGCCGCGCCGCCGCGTGCTGCTCGGTGTGTCCACCAGACCATCGCGGACCAGGCCGCCCGCGTGCCACAGGCGCTTGCGGTTGTCGCCGCCGACGGGCAGCTCACCTACGCAGAGCTGAATCGCCGTGCGAACCAGCTGGCCCGCCATTTACAGACGCTCGGTGTTGAGCCGGATTGCTGCGTCGGCGTGTGCATTGACGCCTCATGGGAGCTGATCGTCGCGATCCTCGGCATTCTGAAAGCGGGCGGCGCGTATCTGCCGCTTGATCCGGCGTATCCTGCCGAGCGGCTGGAGTCCATACTCACCGACGCGCGAGCGCCGCTCCTGATTGCCCGACGGCGAGCCCTACCGAATCTGCCGTCGTACCAGGGGACGATCCTCTGGCTCGATACCACCTGGGAAGCGA